From Candidatus Cloacimonadota bacterium, a single genomic window includes:
- a CDS encoding GNAT family N-acetyltransferase, translating to QIVEYAEQKLIEIGCPKINLMVRKTNQGVIEFYKAVGYQDDPVVVLSKRLIPDM from the coding sequence CAGATCGTGGAGTATGCAGAACAGAAACTGATCGAAATCGGATGTCCGAAAATTAATTTAATGGTTAGAAAGACCAACCAGGGAGTTATTGAATTTTATAAAGCAGTCGGCTATCAAGATGATCCGGTCGTGGTTTTGAGTAAGAGGTTGATTCCAGATATGTAA